One part of the Phragmites australis chromosome 3, lpPhrAust1.1, whole genome shotgun sequence genome encodes these proteins:
- the LOC133913278 gene encoding protein transport protein SEC23 G-like produces the protein MDFAELEAVEGLRWPWHSWPPTAPAAASLVVPTAVLCSPLQHPTAPDLLPLLPYAPLRCATPPCGAALNPFSRVHHGSARWSCPFCGAAANPFPRRLAPDALPAELFPTHSSVEYALPPDPAGGPGPPALVFVVDAATAAGELAVLKAEVRRVVQGLPEGVRVALVTFAASVWVHDLGFEGCARVVVINGERELESGKIQELLGVQHSRFNNLVMPRSTEAQRFLLPVSECEFNITFAIEDLSSMSVCPHGHRTLRATGAAVSTAIALLEGCCSPSAGGRIMVFTSGPATVGPGLVVETDLGKAIRSHRDIFNGNTPLSNKARDFYKKVAKRLTDHALVLDVFACSLDQVGAAELRYPIEVSGGLMVHTESFESEQFKSCLRHVFEREGIDYLNMNFNVMIEVVTSKEVKICGALGPCISLRRKNSSVSDKEIGEGGTNYWKTSTLNSKTSIAFFFRVDCSHNTEPPTVFFIQFMTRYRHGDGSYRLRVTTVARRWAAPRSPEIAAGFDQEAAAAVMARLAVYRAETYHVRDVIRWLDKMLIRFTAKFGNYFPEDPSTFRLSTNFSLYPQFMYYLRRSQFIDVFNSSPDETAFFRLMLNREGVVGSLIMIQPTLFQYSFDGPPIPVLLDVSSISPDVILLFDSYFYIVIHYGSKIAQWRKLGYHKDPNHENLRKLLEAPEVDAEALMVDRFPVPKLIKCDQHGSQARFLLARLNPSVTQKTQVSEGSEVIFTDDVSLQVFIEHLQELAVQG, from the exons ATGGACTTCGCAGAgctggaggcggtggagggccTCCGGTGGCCGTGGCACTCGTGGCCGCCGAcggcccccgccgccgcgtcgcTCGTCGTCCCCACCGCCGTCCTCTGCTCGCCGCTGCAGCACCCCACGGCGCCCgacctcctcccgctcctccccTACGCGCCGCTCCGCTGCGCGACCCCGCCCTGCGGCGCCGCGCTCAACCCCTTCTCCCGCGTGCACCACGGCTCCGCGCGCTGGTCGTGCCCCTTCTGCGGCGCCGCCGCCAACCCGTTCCCGCGCCGCCTCGCACCCGACGCGCTCCCCGCCGAGCTCTTCCCCACGCACTCCAGCGTCGAGTACGCGCTGCCCCCGGACCCCGCCGGGGGGCCCGGACCGCCCGCCCTCGTGTTCGTGGTGGACGCGGCCACCGCGGCTGGGGAGCTTGCCGTGCTCAAGGCTGAGGTGCGCAGGGTCGTTCAGGGGCTGCCTGAGGGGGTCAGGGTGGCGCTCGTCACCTTCGCCGCGTCGGTGTGGGTGCACGATCTCGGATTCGAGGGGTGCGCCCGAGTGGTCGTGATCAATGGCGAGCGCGAGCTTGAGTCTGGCAAG ATACAAGAACTTCTAGGTGTCCAGCATTCGCGATTCAACAACCTGGTTATGCCAAGGTCCACTGAAGCGCAGAGATTTTTGCTGCCTGTTTCGGAATGTGAATTTAACATCACATTTGCAATAGAGGACCTGAGCTCCATGTCTGTGTGCCCACATGGGCATCGCACTTTAAGAGCTACTGGCGCAGCTGTTTCCACTGCTATTGCTCTTCTAGAAGGTTGCTGCTCACCTAGTGCTGGTGGTCGAATTATGGTCTTCACTTCTGGTCCTGCGACAGTTGGCCCAGGGCTTGTGGTGGAAACTGATCTTGGGAAAGCGATTCGTTCTCATCGTGACATTTTCAATGGCAATACACCTCTGTCTAACAAAGCACGTGACTTCTACAAGAAAGTTGCAAAGAGGTTAACAGACCACGCATTAGTTCTTGATGTATTTGCCTGCTCTCTTGATCAGGTTGGTGCTGCAGAGCTGAGGTATCCAATTGAAGTGTCTGGGGGCTTAATGGTGCATACAGAGTCATTTGAGTCTGAGCAGTTCAAAAGCTGTTTAAGGCATGTCTTCGAGCGTGAGGGCATTGATTATCTTAACATGAACTTTAATGTGATGATTGAGGTAGTGACATCAAAGGAGGTCAAGATTTGTGGTGCCCTTGGTCCCTGCATTTCCCTCCGCAGGAAAAACAGCTCGGTTAGCGACAAGGAAATTGGTGAGGGTGGGACAAATTATTGGAAAACTAGTACCCTGAACAGCAAAACCAGCATTGCTTTCTTTTTTCGAGTTGATTGCAGTCACAACACTGAGCCTCCAACTGTCTTCTTTATTCAATTCATGACAAGGTACCGGCATGGTGATGGTAGTTATCGCCTAAGGGTAACGACTGTTGCGAGAAGATGGGCTGCACCTAGATCTCCTGAAATTGCTGCAGGGtttgatcaagaagctgctgcAGCTGTTATGGCCAGGCTTGCCGTTTACAGGGCAGAGACATACCATGTTAGAGATGTTATACGATGGCTTGACAAGATGCTTATCCGCTTTACAGCTAAGTTTGGAAACTATTTTCCTGAAGATCCATCTACATTTCGGCTGTCAACAAACTTCTCCCTGTATCCGCAGTTTATGTACTACCTGCGGAGGTCACAGTTCATTGATGTTTTCAACAGCTCTCCTGATGAAACTGCTTTCTTCCGGTTGATGTTGAATAGGGAGGGAGTTGTGGGGTCTCTAATCATGATCCAACCTACTCTATTCCAGTACTCATTTGATGGACCGCCTATTCCTGTGCTGCTAGATGTCAGCTCCATCTCTCCTGATGTCATTTTACTATTTGATTCATACTTCTACATTGTGATTCATTACGGCTCAAAGATTGCTCAATGGAGGAAGCTTGGCTATCATAAGGACCCAAACCATGAAAATTTGCGGAAGCTACTTGAAGCACCCGAAGTAGATGCAGAGGCACTAATGGTGGACCGATTCCCTGTGCCAAAACTCATAAAGTGTGATCAGCATGGTAGCCAAGCTAGGTTTCTGCTAGCCCGGTTGAATCCATCGGTGACACAGAAAACACAGGTTTCAGAGGGATCTGAAGTCATATTCACCGACGATGTTAGTTTGCAAGTATTTATTGAACACTTGCAGGAGTTGGCTGTTCAGGGCTAG
- the LOC133913279 gene encoding auxin-responsive protein IAA13-like produces MAGADVDVGTELRLGLPGGGVEVAKAGKRGFEETIDLKLKLPTAGMEEAVAGKPEPANEKAKRPAEAAAADAEKPPAPKAQAVGWPPVRSYRRNVMTVQSAKSKKEEEPEKQQLAANAGGNGSAFVKVSMDGAPYLRKVDLKTYNSYKDLSIALKKMFSTFTTAGNNMNEGKLVDPVSGADVVTTYEDKDGDWMLVGDVPWEMFVDSCKRLRIMKSSEAIGLAPRTKDKCKNKS; encoded by the exons ATGGCTGGCGCCGACGTCGACGTCGGGACGGAGCTCCGGCTCGGGCTGCCGGGAGGCGGCGTCGAGGTGGCCAAGGCCGGGAAGAGGGGCTTTGAGGAGACCATCGACCTCAAGCTGAAGCTGCCCACGGCCGGCATGGAGGAAGCCGTCGCCGGCAAGCCGGAGCCGGCCAATGAGAAGGCCAAGAggccggcggaggcggcggccgctgATGCCGAGAAGCCACCTGCACCGAA GGCACAAGCTGTGGGTTGGCCACCAGTCCGATCATACCGCAGGAACGTCATGACTGTCCAGTCTGCGAAGAGCAAGAAGGAAGAGGAACCTGAGAAGCAGCAGCTTGCTGCCAACGCCGGCGGCAACGGCTCCGCCTTCGTGAAAGTCAGCATGGACGGCGCCCCCTACCTGCGCAAGGTGGACCTGAAGACGTACAACAGCTACAAGGACCTCTCCATTGCTCTGAAGAAGATGTTTAGCACCTTCACAACAGCTG GGAACAACATGAATGAGGGGAAGTTGGTTGATCCGGTGAGTGGTGCCGATGTTGTCACTACTTACGAGGACAAGGATGGCGATTGGATGCTTGTCGGCGATGTTCCGTGGGA GATGTTTGTTGATTCATGCAAGCGCCTGAGGATCATGAAGAGTTCTGAAGCCATCGGTCTTG CACCAAGAACCAAGGACAAGTGCAAGAACAAGAGCTGA